Proteins encoded together in one Monomorium pharaonis isolate MP-MQ-018 chromosome 8, ASM1337386v2, whole genome shotgun sequence window:
- the LOC105827811 gene encoding PIH1 domain-containing protein 1 — protein sequence MEDATFLEIDDSIRTKNLLLFDRDRDTLNQQMDEFMKQLDTPSILVQPIPGVCVKTKTVNGDKVFVNICTSDKIPPPEDISDTKLFQLINDEVPAYTIPMSIGSERMEVDKSGKPSATYDVMINTIYFKKCQEKKHFMAFTTLVILSGVADKFNKEIDSENYVILKNRLVMGKLQQHRIENRKPKKPQSRKSLIEEVSHSTKPIDKMGSDLQAGDITKTGYVILREPAKGPTERLITLFDMPKSVSIEDIVVLINSDRINVTDEKACYSYDVLLPYILKADNARAFLDYNIGVLRIDIIIK from the exons ATGGAAGACGCCACTTTTCTTGAAATTGACGACTCTATTAggactaaaaatttattattattt gataGAGATAGGGATACTTTAAATCAGCAGATGGACGAATTTATGAAACAATTGGACACACCATCTATTCTTGTACAACCTATTCCTG gCGTCTGCGTGAAAACCAAAACAGTTAATGGAGATAAAGTTTTTGTTAACATATGCACATCCGATAAAATCCCACCACCAGAGGATATATCTGATACTAAGCTATTTCAACTTATAAATGATGAAGTACCTGCTTACACTATACCAATGAGTATTGGTTCGGAAAGGATGGAAGTggataaat CTGGGAAACCTAGTGCAACGTATGATGTCatgataaatacaatatattttaaaaaatgtcaagaaaagaaacatttcATGGCATTTACAACATTAGTCATATTAAGTGGTGTGGCAGATAAGTTTAACAAAGAGATTGATTCAGAAAAttacgttattcttaaaaatcgtCTA gTAATGGGAAAACTTCAGCAACATAGAATAGAAAATCGTAAGCCCAAAAAGCCACAAAGTCGCAAATCATTGATTGAAGAAGTTTCACATTCCACGAAGCCCATCGATAAGATGGGATCTGATCTACAAGCTGGTGACATAACAAAAACGggttatgtaattttaagagAACCAGCGAAAGGTCCAACTGAAcgtttaattactttattcgATATGCCAAAAAGC GTTTCAATCGAAGATATAGTAGTGTTGATCAACTCAGATCGCATAAATGTCACAGATGAGAAAGCTTGTTATTCATATGACGTTTTACTTCCCTATATACTCAAAGCAGATAATGCAAGAGCTTTTCTGGATTACAATATTGGA GTGTTACgaatagatataataataaaataa
- the LOC105827812 gene encoding kinetochore-associated protein 1 — translation MASWSRVQSGFDVDDETVNFGTRIITESNGSLYEACTVATIQSLEKVDQQPNVIASIQYSMICVAIDKSITIFKNETCNEILCNISFPSVIADYCISEDGFFLLVVLTTRILYCIHLSDGKLIFTKTIPDNKDNIIKVFLKKQSEEKFIILVTNTGAIYRFSKFYPEALEIAFISDDKVAIAEHATNIQCSQLFKGFTSPEFLNATVDVSSEELSIAVVGTNSIFIWPNEQYVNFQNVFSFGYKKIEPLHGSSKMLCLRTDNTLSMLCLDTFLTLKICGPVFDFSVIQLDDHCEIMFLTHSMNNYTTYTLRVISYPDFEQKLEINVSTDIYLLKVLHTSDNLFYIEGITTEIGIIDTFRIKMILESIPEIRLTRLLRKRQFDAAEVFAKKVNLSLESIYCSKAALLIEQLSPWAKSTPNSVSVDTLISILDKIQNMQFVIECCSKTLISDYVQMKRIYSYARQKIIRNIEMKNLDDSLNTSVSVINDALCRLETFQMIQDIEADKLLNNDASMKEWIRFSQVNLLKEYTTRLSMGQLKSATLIWTRHLPDIVKYISMETVQNIFTILPEDVDPSFLWPWVIHFIPTLLSFLPDAINEIISWSLKKLKYLEISHRTEWPEIGMKFATKFVKLLKFEDNQSVYFHQEYRYQNSLLKQFMILFQALSDIQQLKIVYRLRVPIDIYVNSPVEAIYTLLDKICIDQISNFANTFLKQYILNNNLQTDIILCAYIQKTVKNSYSWWFNEEATWEKRVTIIIGLMHNIEKRLEQTLIILKKAPVPWSSTITTLAETGINYNHNLSFKIKTECDYVPIKLILKKYGYATIGVNNKLMSYIIKRNCDSMINDIDVLTKNDQQLRQDVFCRCINVRLNEKDLKKAMDIIHHLEDNAANSLYCYEGIVNYIIAAFSFRNATSSLICHMEILGCLELKIHNLLTQSNVCHYRCNNILKTIKDLRSLYALRKYYKIDISLKDYHMQKSLVLQNYVLKLLLDVKENDWPIAHKTAIKIAKLLGLEESYVTLFMLERIQNLSGLEQLVDEYSSLVSEKIKNIHKICLSILQHAAIDTSAVKVVRNLSILTLNTCQDSDLQSAIMLYTCTSACPNFSTRDYFDVKQEFISQSNWKLYTIYKDPAISLDKTLLFLFKDAVSLHLYYSNQVNSNKIINYDEQMDTLLTNFLEDMKKMQPLYNDYSLLHIFKTFYFMYCTFVRNEEILAEMKSTLLQLLMNLLKKLCTGRSLDLQLGLSALFTLPEQEAYNWLSTNSISFQTDHVRHFTISTLGYEYLRLKQNRSLIQTFENYKLLHIWAQRLSRYSITSKEVLTNSASSKREILHQIINSNKENVIPLLKDYCYNFGFHFNDSLLLYLQILLKTWNPTITISNTGVNKELLICKNEVDELRKKCNTIVTQMEDKSMLNQCISTLWEHITFYYYEVFVILMDLIGDKDMKKRNYLCFLQNYTRSGPPTSMEHDEWLHLNPGHSTLPLIAQWRLPFLLKVDIWKIITPELNLTTYDKWLDIAPVLDLEAHLVCTLAIKGGVTQVWGNNSTMSKNVTWSLYSRNTTLLKDIKKCIQRMTDSDGFYYGTAALYYVVNHTPPGADRVAAAKECYEYSQLAAQNSTKFEEGMLEKIESKYLKFTSEHILRTYGLEKNKYLTLIEHPCKLVHELYNDESIPLRYRTATNYKPDINAAVNELGTLFSLNTIKLRMNLLEEWLQSNVRYTELSQSFTETFLTSKDSDQTIDCEDKLLRICYMLEYGDVDLFAQFLINIGFGDCHRETEYSCNVRYRVFRILQTVIDTATLEELTKQDICTFRKYMKSLQYTGKLESLGLCYNTDTFERCCKRELVQILWKNQRHSPYALSVIAQICIEFEINDVLLWDRTLSQMTKLRMVSDLKKVLLQLRNKSVIISCNGYKMGWQLIISEPFSEIEPNSNSEQIDKCIEVICLLYSCPLAHELDFTAILRNCFQSKRAHLAAALLPFLNESEKTLVLETVNQKCQIEELVEDLNRLSSKGVLTVTHSLAMIQKSAL, via the exons ATGGCTTCGTGGAGTAGAGTCCAATCGGGCTTCGACGTCGATGATGAGACTGTTAATTTTGGGACTCGGATAATCACGGAAAGCAATGGCTCGCTATACGAGGCGTGCACCGTGGCAACGATTCAATCGCTTGAAAAG GTGGACCAACAACCAAATGTTATAGCATCTATTCAATATTCCATGATTTGCGTTGCAATTGACAAATCCATTACAATCTTCAAGAATGAAACTTGCAAcgaaatattatgtaatattagtTTTCCCTCCGTGATAGCTGATTACTGCATTTCCGAAGatggattttttttacttgtagTACTTACAAccagaattttatattgtatacatttatcagatggaaaactaatttttacaaa AACAATACCTGATAATAAggataacataataaaagtatttttgaagaaacaaagtgaagaaaaatttataattcttgttACAAACACTGGAGCTATTTACag attctCTAAATTTTATCCTGAAGCTTTAGAGATTGCATTTATTAGTGATGATAAAGTTGCGATTGCAGAACATGCAACAAATATTCAGTGTTCTCAACTATTCAAAGGATTTACTTCTCCTGag TTTCTCAATGCTACAGTAGATGTGTCATCAGAAGAACTATCAATTGCTGTAGTTGGaacaaattcaatatttatttggcCTAATGAGCAATATGTTAACTTccaaaatgtattttcttttggatataaaaagatagaacCACTGCATGGTAGtag taaaatgttGTGTCTACGTACAGACAATACATTAAGTATGCTTTGTTTGGATACAtttcttacattaaaaatatgtggACCTGTATTTGACTTTAGTGTAATACAGCTTGATGATCATTgtgaaattatgtttttaacgCATTCCATGAACAATTATACTACATATACACTACGTGTTATTTCTTACCCGg ATTTTGAACAGAAATTAGAAATCAACGTATCTACTGACATTTATTTGTTGAAAGTTTTACATACCTCTGATAATCTATTTTACATAGAAGGTATTACTACTGAGATCGGGATTATTgatacatttagaataaaaatgatattggaAAGTATTCCCGAAATACGTTTAACAAGATTATTAAGAAAGAGACAATTTGATGCAGCTGAAGTTTTTGCAAAGAAAGTAAATCTTTCATTGGAATCTATTTATTGTTCTAAAGCAGCATTACTCATAGAACAGCTCAGTCCCTGGGCAAAATCTACTCCTAATTCAGTTAGCGTGGATACATTGATAtctattttagataaaatacaaaatatgcaatttgtaATTGAATGTTGTAGCAAAACTCTCATTTCTGATTATGTACAAATGAAACGGATCTATTCATACGCTcggcaaaaaataatacgaaatattgag ATGAAAAATTTGGATGATTCATTGAATACCAGTGTATCTGTAATAAATGATGCTTTATGTAGACTTGAGACTTTTCAAATGATCCAAGATATCGAGGCAGATAAGTTATTGAACAACGACGCGAGTATGAAAGAATGGATAAGATTTTCACaagttaatttattgaaagaatACACTACTCGTTTAAGCAtg ggACAATTAAAATCTGCCACATTAATTTGGACGAGACATCTTCctgatattgtaaaatatatatctatggAGActgtgcaaaatatttttacaatcttgCCTGAAGATGTAGACCCATCATTTTTATGGCCATGGGTTATTCACTTTATACCAACGCTATTGTCCTTTTTACCTGACGCAAtaaatgagattatatcttGGAGTCtaaaaaaactgaaatatcttgagatatctcatCGTACGGAATGGCCAGAAATCGGCATGAAATTTGCTACaaagtttgtaaaattgttgaaattcgAAGATAATCAGTCTGTGTACTTTCATCAAGAATATAGATACCAAAATTCTCTACTGAAACAATTTATGATTCTATTTCAAGCTTTATCCGATATCCAACAACTGAAGATTGTTTACAG gTTAAGAGTCCCTAttgatatatatgttaattcaCCTGTAGAAGCAATTTATACATTACTGGACAAAATATGTATTGACCAGATATCAAATTTTGCGAATACGTTCCTAAAGcaatatatacttaataataatttacaaactgATATCATACTTTGTGCATATATTCAg aaaactgtaaaaaattcgTATAGTTGGTGGTTTAATGAAGAAGCTACATGGGAGAAAAGAGTTACTATTATAATAGGTCTTATGCATAATATAGAG AAACGACTGGAGCagactttaataattttaaaaaaagcaccGGTGCCCTGGAGTTCAACTATAACTACTCTTGCAGAAACAGGCATTAATTATAACcacaatttatcttttaaaattaaaacagaatgCGACTACGTCCCAATCAAActcatcttaaaaaaatatggatatGCAACAATTGGCGTAAATAAT aaattgatgtcatatataataaaaagaaattgtgattCTATGATCAATGATATAGATGTATTAACTAAAAACGATCAGCAATTAAGACAAGATGTATTTTGTCGATGTATAAACGTCCGATTAAACGAAAA AGATCTCAAGAAAGCAATGGATATAATACATCATTTGGAAGATAATGCCGCTAACTCTTTGTATTGTTACGAAggaattgttaattatatcattgcaGCTTTTTCTTTTCGG AATGCAACATCATCTTTGATCTGTCACATGGAAATATTGGGTTGCTTGGAGCTTAAAATACATAACTTATTAACACAATCAAATGTTTGTCATTATCGTTGCAACAATATTCtcaaaacaataaaagatttacGGTCATTGTACGCACTGAGGAAATATTACAAGattgatatttctttaaaagattatCATATGCAGAAATCACTTGTGCTGCAAAATTATGTCTTGAAATTGCTTCTTg atGTAAAAGAGAACGATTGGCCAATAGCGCACAAGACAGCTATTAAAATTGCCAAGCTGCTAGGATTAGAAGAGTCATATGTAACCTTATTTATGTTAGAACGGATACAAAATTTAAGTGGACTAGAACAACTAGTTGA TGAATATTCAAGTCTAGTGtctgaaaagattaaaaatatacataagatATGCTTATCGATATTACAACATGCTGCTATAGACACAAGTGCTGTAAAAGTTGTCagaaatttaagtattttgaCATTAAACACTTGTCAAGACA GTGATTTACAATCTGCAATAATGCTTTACACTTGTACCAGTGCATGTCCAAATTTTTCTACTCGAGattattttgatgtaaaaCAAGAATTTATATCACAATCTAATTGGAAAttgtatacaatttataagGATCCAGCGATATCTTTAGATAAAACATTGTTGTTTCTGTTTAAAGATGCAGTGTCCTTGCATTTGTACTATTCAAATCAAGTCAAcagtaataaaatcataaattacgAT gaaCAAATGGATACATTGCTAACTAATTTCCTGGAAGATATGAAAAAGATGCAACCTTTATATaatgattattctttattgcatattttcaaaacattttatttcatgtattGTACATTTGTGAGAAATGAAGAGATATTAGCAGAAATGAAATCTACATTATTACAGCTGCTaatgaatttattgaaaaaattatgtaccgGACGATCACTCGATTTGCAGTTGGGACTGTCGGCTCTTTTTACATTACCTGAACAAGAAGCATACAATTGGCTTTCTACAAATTCCATAtc ATTTCAGACCGATCATGTTCGGCATTTTACAATCTCAACATTGGGATATGAATATTTGCGTTTGAAACAAAATCGATCACTGATACAGACATTTGAGAATTACAAGCTACTCCATATTTGGGCACAACGACTGTCACGGTATTCAATAACTTCTAAAG AAGTTCTAACAAACAGCGCTTCGAgcaaaagagaaattttacatcaaatcataaatagtaataaagaGAATGTGATTCCCTTGTTAAAGGATTACTGTTACAACTTCGGATTTCATTTTAACGATTCCCTTTtgctttatttacaaatattactaaaaaccTGGAATCCAACGATAACCATTTCGAATACAGGTGTAAATAAAG AGCTACTTATCTGTAAAAATGAAGTTGATGAATTAAGGAAGAAATGTAATACAATTGTTACACAAATGGAAGATAAATCTATGTTGAACCAATGTATCTCTACATTATGGGAACAC atCACGTTTTACTATTATGAAGTATTCGTTATATTAATGGATCTCATAGGAGATAAAGATATGAAGAAGAGGAATTATCTCTGCTTCTTGCAGAATTATACTCGAAGCGG ACCACCTACATCAATGGAGCATGATGAGTGGCTACACCTTAATCCTGGACACAGCACATTACCACTGATAGCTCAGTGGAGACTCCCATTTTTGCTCAAAGTTgatatttggaaaattatta CtcctgaattaaatttaacaacatATGACAAGTGGCTTGACATTGCACCCGTACTTGATTTAGAAGCACATCTCGTATGCACATTAGCTATTAAAGGTGGTGTAACACAAGTATGGGGAAATAATTCTACTATGTCGAAAAATGTTACATGGTCGCTTTATTCAAGAAACACCACATTGCTTAAAGATATTAAGAAATGTATACAACGGATGACGGATTCAGATGGATTTTATTATGGTACCGCGGCATTGTACTATGTCGTAAATCATACACCTCCGGGCGCTGATCGCGTTGCCGCCGCGAAAGAATGTTACGAATACTCTCAGTTGGCGGCACAAAATTCGACCAAATTCGAAGAGGGAATGTTAGAA AAAATTGAAtccaaatatttgaaatttacatcCGAGCATATTCTACGTACATATGGATtggaaaagaataaatatctcACCTTAATCGAACATCCGTGTAAGTTGGTACACGAGTTATATAATGACGAAAGTATACCGTTACGATACCGAACTGCGACCAACTACAAACCTGATATTAATGCCGCCGTTAACGAGCTGGGTACATTATTCTCGTTGAATACGATAAAATTGCGTATGAATTTATTAGAGGAATGGTTGCAATCCAACGTCAGGTATACCGAATTGTCCCAAAGCTTTACGGAAACGTTTCTGACATCAAAAGATTCCGATCAGACCATAGATTGTGAAGATAAATTACTtag GATATGTTATATGCTGGAATATGGAGATGTGGATTTGTTTGCGCAATTTCTTATAAACATAGGTTTTGGCGATTGTCATCGAGAGACCGAATACAGCTGTAACGTACGATATCGTGTATTTCGAATATTACAGACTGTCATTGATACTGCTACGTTAGAGGAATTGACTAAGCAAGATATATGCACCTTCAG AAAGTATATGAAATCGTTACAGTACACTGGCAAATTGGAATCGTTAGGATTATGTTACAATACGGATACATTTGAAAGATGTTGTAAACGCGAACTTGTCCAGATATTATGGAAGAATCAACGTCACTCGCCTTATGCTCTCTCTGTTATAGCGCAAATTTGCATTGAGTTTGAGATAAATGATGTCCTACTTTGGGACAGAACTTTGAGTCAGATGACGAAACTACGAATG GTAAGCGATTTGAAGAaagttttattgcaattacgAAATAAAAGTGTCATTATTAGTTGTAACGGTTACAAAATGGGATGGCAACTGATTATCTCCGAACCATTCAGTGAAATAGAGCCAAATTCAAATTCGGAGCAAATTGACAAGTGCATCGAAGTGATTTGTCTGTTATATTCGTGCCCATTGGCACACGAATTAGACTTCACCGCCATTTTGAGAAATTGTTTTCAAAGTAAACGGGCACACTTAGCTGCCGCACTTTTACCATTTTTAAATGAGTCTGAAAAAACATTAGTCTTAGAg actgtTAATCAAAAATGTCAAATCGAAGAACTCGTAGAGGACTTGAATCGTTTATCTTCTAAAGGAGTACTCACTGTTACACat AGTCTCGCCATGATACAAAAATCTGCATTATGA
- the LOC105827809 gene encoding sphingosine-1-phosphate phosphatase 1, giving the protein MISKLTRIVAHLKDPQLVASIQQFFGVRIHYDRHNMTFQEEERFICARMNEKNHTSTCHDKKMNGCDANDKQLNADIEQTILLKRTKISEPIIKHKETLSVLNNPNYTIDNPFWYYVFIFGTELGDEVFYSTFIPFLFWNIDGAVAQRVVLVWAIIMATGQMLKDIICWPRPACPPAVRLQNKWSQEYGMPSTHAMVGITIPFSLVLFTMNKYIYPSSLGYIIALLWCALVSMSRLYLGMHTVLDVVAGLVLAIALMIPLIPLVDITNSYVITNFWLVAILIAISIAAIVYYPSSPKWTPTRNDTTMVVSVAAGLHVGAWLNYYTGLSRTSQSSSLFNIIWPTYSTLGRMIIRTALGFFGVITTKKLCKFFSYIMICCILQINWKELMKCQDYNSNRNKVFVDLVYRYLACFMIGVNTVYLLPQVFSMIGIERPAFYMEI; this is encoded by the exons ATGATATCAAAACTAACGAGAATAGTGGCCCATTTGAAGGACCCTCAATTAGTTGCGTcgattcaacaattttttggaGTCAGAATACATTACGACAGGCACAACATGACATTCCAAGAGGAGGAGAGATTTATTTGCGCGAgaatgaatgaaaaaaatcacacTTCAACTTGCCATGATAAAAAGATGAATGGCTGTGATGCAAACGATAAACAACTGAATGCAGACATAGAGCAAACAATCCTTTTGAAACGAACAAAAATAAGTGAACCGATAATCAAGCACAAAGAAACTCTATCAGTTTTAAACAATCCAAATTACACAATTGACAATCCATTTTGGTACTACGTATTTATATTTGGAACTGAATTAGGGGATGAAGTCTTCTACTCGACTTTTATACCCTTCCTGTTTTGGAATATTGATGGAGCGGTTGCTCAAAGAGTAGTCCTGGTGTGGGCCATCATTATGGCTActg gGCAAATGCTGAAAGATATAATATGTTGGCCTAGACCAGCGTGCCCACCAGCAGTCagattgcaaaataaatggTCACAAGAATATGGAATGCCATCGACTCATGCCATGGTCGGTATCACAATACCATTTAGCTTAGTATTATTTAcgatgaataaatatatttatccgTCTTCTCTTGGCTACATCATCGCACTTCTTTG gTGTGCTCTTGTCAGTATGAGCAGATTGTATCTAGGTATGCATACTGTGCTAGACGTTGTGGCTGGCTTAGTATTAGCGATTGCATTAATGATTCCACTGATACCCTTGGTGGATATTACAAATTCCTATgtcattacaaatttttggCTTGTAGCGATACTGATCGCAATCAGTATTGCGGCTATTGTGTATTATCCATCCAGCCCTAAGTGGACCCCCACTAG AAACGATACTACCATGGTTGTATCAGTCGCAGCAGGACTTCATGTGGGAGCATGGCTCAATTATTATACCGGTCTATCAAGGACGTCACAATCatcttcattatttaatatcatttgGCCAACATATTCTACACTTGGTCGTATGATTATTCGAACTGCACTTGGCTTCTTTGGCGTTATcacgacaaaaaaattatgcaaattttttagttatatcaTGATATGttgtatattacaaattaattggaAGGAACTCATGAAATGTCAAGATTACAATAGTAATCGAAATAAGGTGTTCGTCGATCTAGTCTACAGATATCTAGCCTGTTTCATGATAGGTGTAAATACAGTGTATCTGCTGCCACAAGTTTTTAGCATGATAGGTATCGAACGACCGGCATTTTACATGGAAATATAA
- the LOC105837103 gene encoding protein phosphatase 1 regulatory subunit 42, translating to MVKLTTDIVERKCSEILCGKSLSKTIKKDKLWKMTHLYMNDMFISSIGNIGAYTSLRILYLQNNNISKIKNLHFASNLTHLYLQHNVIMKMENLESLQNLQKLYLGHNNIIVVEGLQNTTKLQELHIESQRIPLGESLCFEPRSAFTLSMCLKVLNISDNKIISLRNLMGFQELYTLNAKNNLIDNVDDLTVTISTLTSLQNLSLQGNPVISSYRYKENLIANSVSLANLDGKIITDICRSFMKKFKIEKHNRCKKNATQIALGDDITSSLNLPPAFKRSISRAIFQPSGPHLSITITPGSLSVGSNLQQVFPSWKSASGIKSIKDNHVTPRPFWSNVSKNKETRLKCSDVNTKVIALPLI from the exons ATGGTGAAATTGACAACAGATATTGTCGAAAGAAAGTGTTCTGAAATATTATGTGGTAAATCACTtagtaaaacaataaaaaaagataaattatggaaaatgaCTCATTTATATATGAACGATATGTTTATCAGCAGTATT GGCAACATTGGCGCTTATACAAGTTTAAGAATTCTGtatcttcaaaataataatatatcaaagaTAAAGAATCTACATTTTGCATCTAACTTGACACATCTGTACTTGCAACATAATGTCATaatgaaaatggaaaatttggAATCTCTGCAGAATCTCCAAAAGCTCTATTTAGGACACAATAACATTATTGTAGTTGAAGGACTGCaaaatacaacaaaattacaagaatTGCACATTGAGAGTCAAAGGATACCACTCGGCGAATCGTTGTGCTTCGAGCCACGCAGCGCATTTACTTTATCT ATGTGTCTAAAAGTGCTTAATATTTctgataacaaaataatatcctTAAGAAATCTAATGGGATTTCAAGAATTATATAccttaaatgcaaaaaataaccTCATCGATAATGTAGACGATTTAACTGTAACAATAAGTACACTGAcctctttacaaaatttgtctTTACAAGGTAATCCCGTTATATCGTCTTACAGATATAAAGAGAATCTGATTGCTAACAGCGTTTCGCTAG CCAATCTTGatggaaaaattataactgaCATATGTCgaagttttatgaaaaaatttaagatagaaAAGCATAATCGATGTAAAAAAAACGCAACTCAAATCGCACTAGGAGATGATATAACAA GTTCTCTGAACTTGCCACCGGCCTTCAAAAGATCTATTTCGAGAGCAATTTTTCAGCCTTCTGGACCACACTTATCTATAACAATTACCCCTGGATCTCTTTCGGTAGGAAGTAATCTGCAGCAGGTGTTTCCATCTTGGAAATcag CATCTGGTATCAAAAGTATCAAGGATAATCATGTAACACCAAGGCCATTTTGGAGTAATGTATCTAAAAACAAAGAGACCCGTTTAAAATGCTCTGATGTGAATACTAAAGTAATCGCATTACCACTTATTTAG